One region of Cheilinus undulatus linkage group 4, ASM1832078v1, whole genome shotgun sequence genomic DNA includes:
- the LOC121507780 gene encoding perforin-1-like, whose amino-acid sequence MSLSSAPVMISFSALLLFYPSLLLFLSFHSPVLSCQIGTHNQCKSAPFVPGHNLVGEGFNLLTLQRKRAYVIDVNTYLTPEGNCRLCPNPLQGNTLQKLPVSAVDWRAFSHCDDHLRSRVSTTARLLAAHFTFSSNFIWLGQLKWKETIDLIVGGAQSSVYNFAEAKSKLDRYTFSTHTATCRHYSFRVSNSPPLSSEFSKDIEGLPMHYNPSTKAQYRKIIGTYGTHYISQVDLGGQFRRVTATSTCLSRLIGMNIYLFSRIRRICSTDEDYQAQASDLLYHCLSGSINLGLGKVNVTAGLLACNKDLQSHSTFASSSFSFQDHMTEVVGGIGWVGEFSLTHNDSLGFKNWLKTLKDHPDAVKYSLRPLYELVPHWAQKAGLKAATEDYLKENAISTPKQSYCQRQPNLDHNCCPYQAWRGTLEVTIIRAWRLKGDRWGKTEAYAKIFYGSFQQKTHMIRSDYPYWNSHFNVDQVDTRLGLTIQVWDEDRRSDDLLGSCMRYLTQGTHTYTCPAKRGGVEIRYTLTCDRHLTGEKCNLYKPSPQ is encoded by the exons ATGTCTCTGTCTTCAGCTCCAGTCATGATCTCCTTTTCAGCCTTGCTCCTTTTCTACCCAAGCCTCCTTCTCTTCCTGTCCTTCCACTCCCCTGTTCTCTCCTGTCAGATTGGAACCCACAACCAGTGCAAGTCTGCTCCATTCGTACCGGGACACAACCTGGTAGGAGAGGGCTTCAATCTGCTCACCCTGCAACGTAAAAGAGCCTACGTTATTGATGTGAACACTTACCTGACCCCAGAAGGCAACTGTAGACTCTGCCCTAACCCACTGCAGGGCAACACTTTGCAGAAG ctgcCAGTCTCTGCAGTGGACTGGCGTGCATTCAGCCACTGTGATGATCATCTCAGAAGCCGTGTATCCACCACTGCCAG ATTACTGGCTGCCCATTTCACCTTCTCCAGCAACTTTATCTGGCTC GGTCAACTAAAGTGGAAGGAGACCATTGACCTGATAGTGGGGGGAGCACAGTCTTCTGTGTATAACTTTGCTGAAGCAAAGAGCAAACTCGACCGCTACACCTTCAGCACTCACACAGCCACCTGTCGCCATTACAG TTTCCGTGTGTCAAACAGTCCGCCCCTCAGCTCTGAGTTCAGTAAAGATATTGAAGGACTGCCCATGCACTACAACCCCTCAACCAAGGCCCAATACAGAAAGATAATAGGGACCTATGGCACGCATTATATCAGCCAG GTTGATTTGGGTGGGCAGTTCAGGAGAGTCACAGCTACAAGTACCTGTTTGTCCAGACTGATTGGCATGAACATTTACTTG TTCAGCCGCATCCGTCGCATTTGCAGCACAGATGAGGACTACCAGGCTCAAGCCTCAGATCTA CTGTACCACTGTTTATCAGGAAGCATCAATTTAGGCTTGGGGAAAGTCAATGTGACAGCTGGACTATTGGCTTGTAACAAAGACCTCCAGAGCCACAGCACCTTTGCCTCATCCAGCTTCAGTTTCCAAGACCACATGACTGAGGTGGTGGGAGGCATCGGCTGGGTGGGGGAGTTTTCACTCACCCACAATGACTCCCTGGGCTTCAAAAACTGGCTGAAAACTCTCAAGGATCACCCTGATGCTGTCAAGTATTCCCTGAGACCGCTGTATGAGCTGGTGCCACACTGGGCACAGAAGGCAGGACTGAAGGCTGCCACAGAAGACTACTTAAAAGAAAATGCCATCAGCACACCCAAACAATCTTACTGCCAGCGTCAACCTAACCTGGACCACAACTGCTGCCCGTATCAGGCCTGGAGAGGAACACTGGAGGTGACCATCATTCGAGCCTGGCGTCTGAAAGGAGACAGATGGGGCAAGACTGAAGC GTATGCCAAGATATTTTATGGCTCCTTCCAACAAAAAACTCATATGATCAGATCGGACTATCCTTACTGGAACTCCCATTTTAACGTGGACCAG GTGGACACACGTTTGGGTCTGACGATTCAAGTCTGGGATGAAGACCGGCGCAGTGACGACCTTTTGGGATCATGTATGAGGTACCTGACACAGGGGACGCACACATACACCTGTCCAGCAAAGAGAGGAGGTGTGGAGATACGGTACACTCTGACCTGCGACCGCCACTTGACTGGAGAAAAATGTAACCTGTACAAACCATCTCCACAGTGA